One Hydrogenophaga crassostreae genomic region harbors:
- the odhB gene encoding 2-oxoglutarate dehydrogenase complex dihydrolipoyllysine-residue succinyltransferase: MAIVEVKVPQLSESVAEATLLQWKKKAGEAIAIDEILIEIETDKVVLEVPAPAAGVLVEIVQDDGATVAAEQLIARIDTEATAGAAAPAPAAAAVPAAAPAAAAPAAAATGGSKAGVAMPAAAKLMADNNLAAGSVAGSGKDGRVTKGDVLSAVAGGGAKAIAPPVAIPTGAPTKVLPQVAMVAPDLGDRPEERVPMTRLRARVAERLLQSQATNAILTTFNEINMAPVMEMRKRMQERFEKEHGVKLGFMSFFVKAAVHALKKFPVINASVDGTDIVYHGYFDIGIAVGSPRGLVVPILRNADQMSFADIEKKIAEFGQKAKDGKISLDDMTGGTFSISNGGTFGSMMSTPIINPPQSAILGVHATKERAMVENGQVVVRPMNYFAMSYDHRIIDGREAVLGLVAMKEALEDPARLLFDI; this comes from the coding sequence ATGGCAATCGTAGAAGTCAAAGTTCCGCAGCTCTCCGAGTCGGTGGCCGAAGCCACGCTGCTGCAGTGGAAGAAGAAGGCCGGTGAGGCCATTGCGATCGATGAAATTCTGATCGAAATCGAGACCGACAAAGTGGTGCTGGAAGTGCCCGCACCGGCCGCTGGCGTGCTGGTTGAGATCGTGCAGGATGATGGCGCCACTGTCGCCGCTGAGCAACTGATCGCCCGCATCGACACCGAAGCGACCGCTGGCGCAGCCGCTCCAGCACCTGCGGCAGCCGCAGTGCCGGCCGCAGCTCCAGCCGCCGCAGCGCCAGCCGCGGCTGCCACCGGTGGCAGCAAGGCCGGCGTGGCCATGCCAGCAGCCGCCAAATTGATGGCCGACAACAACCTCGCTGCTGGCAGCGTGGCCGGTTCTGGCAAAGATGGCCGCGTGACCAAGGGCGACGTGTTGTCTGCCGTGGCAGGCGGCGGAGCGAAGGCCATTGCCCCCCCGGTGGCCATCCCCACGGGGGCGCCGACCAAGGTGCTGCCGCAAGTGGCGATGGTTGCACCGGATCTGGGCGACCGTCCAGAGGAGCGGGTTCCAATGACGCGCCTGCGTGCCCGTGTGGCCGAGCGCCTGCTGCAGTCACAAGCCACCAACGCCATCTTGACCACCTTCAACGAAATCAACATGGCCCCGGTCATGGAGATGCGCAAGCGCATGCAAGAACGCTTCGAGAAGGAACATGGCGTGAAGCTGGGTTTCATGAGCTTCTTCGTCAAGGCCGCTGTGCATGCGCTGAAGAAATTCCCCGTGATCAACGCATCGGTGGATGGTACCGACATCGTCTACCACGGCTACTTCGACATCGGTATTGCTGTGGGTTCACCCCGTGGTCTGGTTGTGCCCATTTTGCGCAACGCCGACCAAATGAGCTTTGCCGACATTGAAAAGAAAATTGCCGAATTTGGCCAGAAAGCCAAAGACGGCAAGATCAGCCTGGACGACATGACCGGCGGCACCTTCTCGATTTCCAATGGCGGTACCTTCGGCTCCATGATGTCTACCCCCATCATCAACCCGCCCCAGTCGGCCATCTTGGGTGTGCACGCAACCAAAGAGCGTGCGATGGTGGAAAACGGTCAAGTGGTGGTGCGCCCCATGAACTATTTCGCGATGTCTTACGACCACCGCATCATCGACGGCCGCGAAGCCGTCCTGGGCCTGGTGGCCATGAAGGAAGCGCTGGAAGATCCAGCCCGACTCCTCTTCGATATCTGA
- a CDS encoding outer membrane protein assembly factor BamD, whose product MFSIRLSAVAICVTAVVALTACSSTPKDETAGWSPNKIYSEARDERNNGNFDKAISLYEKLEGRAAGTPLAQQAQLEKAHAYYKANEQAQALAVLDRFMRLHPASPAMDYALYLKGLVNFNDNLGLFGSLVQQDLSERDQNAAKTSFESFREVITRFPDSKYAADSRERMTYTVNSLAQYEVHVARYYYKRGAYLAAINRAQSAVTDYPNAPALEEALSLLELSYDALGMTQLRDDTRRVMQASFPKGNAANGDAPGSNKPWWKVW is encoded by the coding sequence ATGTTTTCGATCAGATTATCGGCGGTGGCCATATGCGTCACCGCTGTGGTGGCCTTGACTGCCTGCAGCAGCACCCCCAAAGACGAAACGGCGGGCTGGAGCCCCAATAAAATTTACAGCGAAGCGCGCGATGAGCGCAACAACGGCAATTTCGACAAAGCCATCTCGCTCTATGAAAAGCTCGAAGGCAGAGCGGCTGGTACGCCTCTGGCGCAGCAGGCCCAACTGGAAAAGGCACATGCCTACTACAAGGCCAACGAGCAAGCTCAGGCTTTGGCGGTACTGGATCGCTTCATGCGCCTGCACCCAGCCAGCCCAGCCATGGACTACGCGCTCTACCTCAAGGGGCTGGTGAACTTCAATGACAACCTGGGCCTGTTTGGCTCGCTGGTGCAGCAAGATTTGTCAGAGCGAGATCAAAACGCAGCGAAAACCTCATTTGAATCGTTTCGGGAGGTCATCACCCGCTTTCCAGATTCGAAGTACGCAGCCGATTCGCGGGAACGCATGACGTATACCGTCAATTCACTGGCGCAATACGAAGTCCACGTGGCCCGCTATTACTACAAGCGAGGAGCCTACCTTGCAGCGATCAACCGCGCACAGAGTGCCGTGACCGACTACCCCAACGCCCCTGCGCTGGAAGAGGCCCTGTCACTGCTGGAACTCAGCTACGACGCGCTGGGCATGACCCAACTGCGTGATGACACACGCCGCGTAATGCAAGCAAGTTTTCCCAAAGGCAATGCCGCCAATGGCGATGCGCCGGGCAGCAACAAGCCCTGGTGGAAGGTCTGGTAA
- a CDS encoding RluA family pseudouridine synthase, protein MADEIISTGEPFDEETRSEQAEEALEVETRRYDIPSSMHGWRIDRALAALTPEFSRSYLQQLLSEGAVQWNEALAQKASAKVKVGDLLAVELRPTQQAMAFVAEAMPLDVVYEDAHLMVIVKPAGLVVHPAAGHWSGTLLNGLLAHHAGAAVLPRAGIVHRLDKDTSGLMLVGKSRQAVEALVRAIAAREVKREYLAIGHGAWKEGAEVTVDQSIGRDVHNRLRMAVVPSALGIGKAAKTTVRPLDVKGPMCLVACRLHTGRTHQIRVHMAWLGHPLVGDTLYGGKVALDMTRQSLHATRLRLQHPISGEPLAFDALPPADFLNALNEAGLQYNGLDSE, encoded by the coding sequence TTGGCAGATGAAATTATATCGACGGGGGAGCCTTTTGATGAAGAAACCCGGAGCGAACAGGCTGAAGAGGCTCTGGAGGTCGAGACACGACGCTATGACATCCCTTCCAGCATGCACGGTTGGCGGATCGATCGTGCACTGGCGGCGCTCACGCCTGAATTCTCGAGGTCCTATTTGCAGCAACTGCTGAGCGAAGGGGCGGTGCAGTGGAACGAGGCGCTGGCACAAAAAGCGTCGGCCAAGGTGAAGGTGGGCGATTTGCTGGCGGTAGAGCTTCGCCCGACACAGCAAGCCATGGCTTTTGTTGCCGAGGCCATGCCGCTGGACGTCGTCTACGAAGATGCCCATCTGATGGTGATTGTCAAACCCGCAGGTTTGGTGGTTCACCCGGCTGCCGGGCACTGGAGCGGGACTTTGCTCAACGGCTTGCTGGCTCACCACGCTGGTGCTGCGGTACTGCCGCGAGCGGGCATTGTTCATCGTTTGGACAAGGACACCTCTGGCTTGATGCTGGTAGGGAAATCCCGGCAAGCCGTCGAGGCCCTGGTGCGCGCGATCGCAGCGCGGGAGGTGAAGCGTGAATACCTGGCCATCGGGCATGGCGCCTGGAAAGAGGGCGCCGAGGTCACGGTCGATCAATCCATCGGGCGCGATGTGCACAACCGCTTGCGCATGGCGGTCGTGCCATCGGCACTCGGTATTGGCAAGGCTGCCAAGACCACAGTCAGGCCATTGGACGTCAAGGGACCCATGTGTCTGGTGGCCTGTCGCCTGCACACGGGTCGCACCCATCAGATTCGTGTGCATATGGCGTGGCTGGGTCACCCGCTGGTTGGTGACACCCTTTATGGGGGCAAAGTGGCGCTGGACATGACGCGTCAATCGCTGCACGCTACCCGCCTGCGTTTGCAGCACCCCATTTCCGGCGAGCCCTTGGCTTTTGACGCACTGCCGCCAGCCGATTTTCTGAATGCCCTGAACGAGGCCGGCCTCCAGTACAATGGACTCGATTCGGAATGA
- a CDS encoding PP2C family protein-serine/threonine phosphatase, with protein sequence MTKGYRIQAATGIHRGDRDYQQDQVCLLHHPREEGCLLAVIADGMGGRSGGRKASDQVMLTTRQLFDRFDPEGDDPQMLLRQIVQEAHMVIKLTAVSSEQEPHSTIAAFMVRPNGDSHWIHAGDSRVYHFHNGQLVFRTMDHSYVQTLINQGEISEEEALDHPHSNILMACLGTENEPPIDLHHIRTMSQGQALMACSDGVWHYFTPEELASTITMLSPREACEFLIQKARTRAKGMGDNLSMVIVKFDPLS encoded by the coding sequence ATGACCAAAGGCTACCGCATTCAGGCTGCCACCGGCATCCACCGGGGTGATCGTGACTACCAGCAAGACCAGGTGTGCCTGCTGCACCATCCTCGAGAGGAAGGTTGCCTGCTGGCAGTCATTGCCGACGGAATGGGTGGTCGCAGCGGCGGCCGAAAAGCCTCTGACCAAGTGATGCTGACCACACGGCAGCTGTTTGATCGATTTGATCCCGAGGGTGACGATCCACAAATGCTGTTGCGCCAGATCGTGCAAGAAGCGCACATGGTCATCAAACTCACCGCGGTTTCATCTGAGCAAGAACCCCACAGCACCATTGCGGCATTCATGGTCCGGCCCAACGGCGACAGCCACTGGATTCACGCAGGGGATTCACGCGTCTACCATTTTCACAACGGGCAGCTGGTTTTCCGCACAATGGACCACTCTTACGTGCAAACGCTGATCAATCAGGGCGAGATCAGCGAAGAAGAGGCGCTCGACCATCCTCACTCCAATATTCTGATGGCCTGCCTGGGCACGGAAAATGAGCCTCCCATCGATCTGCACCACATTCGCACGATGAGCCAAGGCCAGGCGCTCATGGCTTGCAGCGATGGCGTTTGGCACTACTTCACCCCCGAAGAGCTCGCCAGCACCATTACCATGCTGTCACCAAGGGAGGCGTGCGAATTCCTGATTCAAAAAGCACGCACTAGAGCCAAGGGAATGGGCGACAACCTGTCCATGGTCATCGTCAAATTCGATCCTTTGAGTTGA
- the zapE gene encoding cell division protein ZapE, with product MSVRQTYEAALKERGYTSDPAQERAIDALERCAAEWTVYKQRRSNSLKKMFVNPEIPRGVYMFGGVGRGKSFLMDCFFNAVPIKRKTRLHFHEFMREVHRELHGMQGTVNPLTELGRRMAKRYKLICFDEFHVADVTDAMILHRLLAALFDAGVGFVTTSNFHPDGLYPDGLHRDRILPAIELLKGRLEVINVDNGTDYRQQTLAQVDLYKTPLGPDADAAMQRDFEQLAEAMVQDPVLQLGSRKVPAVRRAGGVIWFEFRALCQGTLGQNDYLEIATQFHTVMLSNVPQMAVRQASEARRFTWLVDVLYDRRVKLIMSAAVPANELYVEGPMSHEFPRTVSRLSEMQSAEFLALEHRLVDTALT from the coding sequence ATGTCCGTTCGCCAAACCTATGAAGCCGCGCTGAAAGAGCGTGGCTACACCAGTGACCCTGCCCAGGAACGCGCCATCGACGCGCTGGAACGTTGCGCGGCTGAATGGACGGTCTACAAGCAGCGCCGTTCCAACTCGCTGAAGAAGATGTTCGTGAACCCCGAGATTCCTAGAGGGGTCTACATGTTTGGCGGGGTGGGGCGGGGCAAGAGCTTTTTGATGGACTGCTTTTTCAACGCGGTCCCGATCAAACGCAAAACGCGTTTGCACTTTCACGAGTTCATGCGCGAAGTGCACCGCGAACTCCATGGCATGCAGGGCACAGTCAATCCATTGACCGAGCTGGGTCGGCGCATGGCCAAGCGTTACAAGCTGATCTGTTTCGATGAGTTTCATGTGGCGGACGTGACCGACGCCATGATTCTTCATCGCCTGCTGGCAGCGTTGTTCGACGCAGGTGTGGGCTTCGTGACCACGTCCAATTTCCACCCTGATGGTCTGTATCCCGATGGGCTGCACCGGGACCGTATTCTGCCTGCCATCGAGCTGCTCAAGGGGCGCTTGGAGGTGATCAACGTGGACAATGGCACCGACTACAGGCAGCAGACCCTGGCACAGGTGGACCTGTACAAGACGCCGCTGGGGCCCGATGCCGATGCGGCCATGCAGCGCGACTTCGAGCAACTGGCCGAAGCGATGGTTCAGGACCCGGTGCTACAGCTGGGTTCGCGCAAGGTGCCAGCGGTGCGCCGCGCTGGCGGAGTGATCTGGTTCGAGTTTCGAGCTTTGTGCCAGGGCACCCTGGGACAAAACGATTACCTGGAGATTGCTACGCAGTTTCACACCGTGATGCTGTCCAACGTTCCGCAAATGGCCGTGCGGCAAGCGTCAGAAGCACGCAGGTTTACCTGGTTGGTGGATGTGCTCTATGACCGTCGGGTCAAACTCATCATGTCGGCGGCTGTTCCTGCCAACGAGTTGTATGTTGAAGGCCCTATGTCGCACGAATTCCCGCGCACGGTCTCACGTTTGAGTGAGATGCAGTCTGCGGAGTTTCTGGCCCTGGAGCATCGGCTTGTGGACACCGCGCTGACCTGA
- the lpdA gene encoding dihydrolipoyl dehydrogenase encodes MSQAFDVVVIGAGPGGYIAAIRAAQLGFKVACIDEWKNAAGGPAPGGTCTNVGCIPSKALLQSSEHFDHANHHFAEHGISTGAVKMDVAKMVGRKDTVVKQNNDGILYLFKKNKVTFFHGRGSFAQANAEGYDILVKGDKEETIKATNVIVATGSNARALPGADFDETQILSNDGALRIGAVPKKLGLIGAGVIGLEMGSVWRRLGSEVTVLEGLPTFLGAVDQQIAKEAKKAFDKQGLKIEMGVKVGEIKTSKKGVSVAYTTAKGEEVKLDVDKLIVSIGRVPNTDGLNAEGVKLKLDERGAIVVDDECRTNLKGVWAVGDVVRGPMLAHKAEEEGVAVAERIAGQHGHVNFNTIPWVIYTSPEIAWVGRTEEQLKADGVAYKAGTFPFLANGRARALGDTTGMVKFLADATTDEILGVHIVGPMASELISEAVVAMEFKASAEDIARICHAHPSLSEATKEAALAVDKRTLNF; translated from the coding sequence ATGTCTCAAGCATTTGACGTCGTCGTGATCGGCGCAGGTCCTGGCGGCTATATTGCCGCCATCCGCGCAGCCCAGCTGGGCTTTAAGGTCGCGTGTATCGACGAATGGAAAAACGCCGCCGGTGGCCCCGCCCCGGGCGGCACCTGCACCAACGTGGGCTGCATCCCATCCAAGGCGCTGCTGCAGTCGTCCGAACACTTTGATCACGCCAACCACCACTTCGCGGAACACGGCATCAGCACCGGTGCGGTAAAAATGGATGTGGCCAAGATGGTGGGCCGCAAGGACACCGTCGTGAAGCAGAACAACGACGGCATCCTGTACCTCTTCAAGAAGAACAAGGTCACCTTCTTCCACGGCCGCGGCTCTTTCGCCCAGGCCAATGCCGAAGGCTATGACATCCTGGTCAAAGGCGACAAGGAAGAGACCATCAAGGCCACCAACGTCATCGTGGCCACCGGATCCAACGCCCGCGCCTTGCCCGGTGCGGATTTCGACGAGACGCAGATTTTGTCCAACGATGGCGCGCTGCGCATTGGCGCGGTACCCAAGAAGCTGGGGCTGATCGGCGCTGGCGTGATTGGTCTGGAGATGGGTTCGGTGTGGCGCCGCCTGGGCTCGGAAGTGACCGTGCTCGAAGGCCTGCCAACGTTCCTGGGTGCGGTCGATCAGCAGATTGCCAAGGAAGCCAAGAAGGCGTTCGACAAACAGGGCTTGAAGATCGAGATGGGTGTCAAGGTCGGCGAGATCAAGACCAGCAAAAAAGGCGTGAGCGTGGCCTATACCACCGCCAAGGGTGAAGAGGTCAAGCTGGATGTGGACAAGCTGATCGTGTCGATCGGCCGCGTGCCCAATACCGACGGACTCAACGCCGAAGGCGTGAAGCTCAAGCTCGACGAGCGTGGCGCGATTGTGGTGGACGACGAGTGCCGCACCAATCTCAAGGGCGTGTGGGCGGTCGGCGACGTGGTGCGTGGCCCCATGCTGGCCCACAAGGCCGAAGAAGAGGGTGTTGCCGTGGCCGAGCGCATTGCCGGACAACACGGCCATGTCAACTTCAACACCATTCCCTGGGTCATCTACACCAGCCCGGAAATTGCCTGGGTGGGCCGCACGGAAGAGCAGCTCAAAGCCGACGGCGTGGCGTACAAGGCCGGTACCTTCCCGTTCCTGGCCAACGGCCGCGCGCGCGCACTGGGCGATACCACCGGCATGGTGAAATTCCTGGCCGACGCCACGACCGATGAAATCCTCGGCGTGCACATCGTCGGCCCGATGGCTTCGGAGTTGATCTCCGAGGCGGTGGTGGCCATGGAGTTCAAGGCCAGTGCCGAAGACATTGCGCGCATCTGCCACGCCCATCCCTCTTTGTCGGAAGCGACAAAGGAAGCCGCCTTGGCCGTTGACAAGCGCACGCTCAATTTCTGA
- a CDS encoding pseudouridine synthase: protein MKPDPTQNPKPEQSPEEPKGARVGQNAPPDGGETGHETRALRFDDVISGVFDEEQAQELPLPAKRVLQPEPETPKLHKVLAQAGMGSRLEMEQLILEGRISVNGEPAHVGQRIQYNDVIKVNGKQVRVRMTPPPPRVLAYHKPAGEVVSHDDPQNRPTVFRRLPRLYQGKWQSVGRLDLNTEGLLLLTSSGELANRLMHPRFGLQREYAVRVLGALSNEEKQRLLDGVRLDDGMAQFASIENGGGEGANCWYRVTIGEGRNREVRRMFEAVGHAVSRLIRIRYGAMMLPRGLKRGVWVELDELDIAKLTSAAGMEQPAEPAPRGRRPVGRGKEATGGRNFGNTGSSRGEVPTGIRRSSMFAPRPDAEGPVGKGGKGRSGQGAQPDPLKTSLGYIGQDALKRSREQDAMRGKGGPGRRKPGGGGGRQGGR from the coding sequence ATGAAACCGGACCCAACCCAAAACCCCAAACCTGAGCAATCGCCCGAGGAGCCGAAAGGTGCCCGGGTTGGCCAGAACGCGCCGCCCGATGGCGGCGAAACGGGTCACGAAACGCGAGCATTGCGTTTTGATGATGTGATCAGCGGCGTGTTTGATGAAGAACAAGCCCAAGAGCTGCCTTTGCCTGCGAAGCGTGTGTTGCAACCCGAGCCCGAGACGCCCAAGCTGCACAAGGTTTTGGCTCAGGCAGGCATGGGTTCTCGCCTGGAAATGGAGCAACTGATACTGGAAGGACGGATTTCCGTCAATGGCGAGCCAGCACACGTGGGCCAGCGCATTCAGTACAACGACGTGATCAAGGTCAACGGCAAACAGGTGCGCGTGCGCATGACACCACCGCCACCTCGCGTGTTGGCCTACCACAAGCCGGCGGGTGAAGTGGTGTCCCACGATGATCCGCAGAACCGTCCTACGGTGTTCCGCCGCCTGCCCAGGCTGTACCAGGGTAAATGGCAGTCCGTCGGTCGGCTGGACTTGAATACAGAAGGACTGTTGTTGTTGACCAGTTCGGGCGAGCTGGCCAACCGTTTGATGCACCCTCGTTTTGGCCTGCAGCGCGAATACGCGGTGCGTGTTCTGGGCGCTTTGTCCAACGAGGAAAAACAACGCCTGCTGGACGGCGTTCGGCTCGACGATGGCATGGCGCAGTTCGCCAGCATCGAAAACGGTGGCGGCGAGGGCGCCAACTGTTGGTACCGTGTGACGATCGGCGAAGGTCGCAACCGGGAGGTTCGCCGCATGTTTGAGGCGGTTGGCCATGCGGTTAGCCGATTGATTCGAATTCGTTACGGCGCCATGATGCTGCCACGTGGCTTGAAACGGGGTGTCTGGGTGGAGCTCGATGAGCTCGATATCGCCAAATTGACCTCGGCCGCTGGTATGGAGCAACCCGCAGAGCCCGCCCCAAGAGGCCGCCGCCCTGTGGGCCGTGGCAAAGAAGCCACCGGCGGTCGCAATTTCGGCAACACCGGTAGCAGCAGGGGTGAAGTGCCCACCGGTATCCGCCGAAGCAGCATGTTTGCACCCAGGCCTGACGCGGAGGGTCCGGTCGGGAAAGGGGGCAAAGGACGCTCGGGACAGGGCGCTCAGCCAGACCCTTTAAAAACCTCGCTAGGCTACATTGGACAAGACGCCTTGAAGCGAAGCCGCGAGCAGGACGCGATGCGCGGCAAAGGTGGGCCCGGGCGGCGCAAACCTGGCGGTGGCGGCGGTCGCCAGGGTGGTCGCTGA
- the scpB gene encoding SMC-Scp complex subunit ScpB, giving the protein MNTTDARRVLETALICAPQPLTIRELGVLFDGELAADTIKTLLTDLQLEWTGRGVELVQVATGWRFQSRPDMRPFLDRLNPEKPPKYTRAAMETLAIIAYRQPVTRGDMEDIRGVTINSLIIKQLEDRGWVEVIGHRETVGRPALFATTRQFLDDLGLASLDQLPPLEGGDVQESALDRLDFESLSAQMPLEEGAEVDVSVSGEPEKDPAIAVDGEPIESGEHVAALPQDRPTPDAASEENHETGPNPKPQT; this is encoded by the coding sequence ATGAACACCACGGATGCCCGACGGGTCCTCGAGACCGCATTGATCTGCGCCCCTCAGCCGCTCACAATTCGTGAGCTGGGTGTGCTGTTTGATGGCGAGCTTGCTGCTGACACCATCAAAACCCTTTTGACCGATTTGCAGCTGGAGTGGACGGGGCGGGGCGTCGAATTGGTGCAGGTGGCGACGGGTTGGCGTTTTCAGAGCCGCCCCGATATGCGACCGTTTCTCGATCGCCTGAATCCGGAGAAGCCGCCCAAATACACCCGAGCTGCGATGGAAACCCTGGCCATCATCGCCTACCGCCAGCCGGTTACACGTGGCGATATGGAAGATATTCGCGGCGTCACGATCAACTCGCTGATCATTAAACAGCTTGAAGACCGTGGTTGGGTGGAGGTCATCGGGCATCGCGAAACCGTTGGTCGCCCCGCCTTGTTTGCCACCACCCGCCAGTTCCTTGACGACTTGGGATTGGCCTCACTCGACCAGTTACCACCGTTGGAAGGTGGCGACGTGCAGGAATCTGCGTTGGATCGCCTGGATTTTGAAAGCCTGTCAGCCCAGATGCCGCTCGAAGAAGGGGCGGAGGTGGACGTTTCTGTTTCCGGCGAGCCAGAGAAAGATCCCGCCATCGCTGTTGACGGTGAGCCAATTGAAAGTGGCGAGCATGTGGCTGCATTGCCCCAAGATAGACCGACGCCCGATGCGGCGTCAGAGGAAAACCATGAAACCGGACCCAACCCAAAACCCCAAACCTGA
- a CDS encoding ATP-dependent DNA helicase: MSPGLNEAEAAAFQSAVRMRFVPDGALARPVSGKTSNLAQMTMAAAVADALVSNAVLAVEAGTGVGKTWAYLAPLLMTGQRAWISTGTQALQEQLFLRDIPAVSQALGLPIRAALLKGRSNYVCLHRLEKARAGELNTGANDPAWSSALGRIQRWASQSMVGDLSELPGLDDNSPLRPWISSTRENCLRETCPSHSVCRVYRARQIAQEADWVVINHHLFLASQLNRDEALPALLPHAQTVIFDEAHRLVELGETQLGLSIGSEQLLELARELKSLGPLMARGLQPWAHLALVLEQATRMVSRLLPSHAGVKVQTNWAGGTPKGVQSLSWKRVRLEVLHALDSAAAALQAVAGAAAPLEAMMIRAVQWRNDWVLLLRDLPNDAARDELTVRWVDRWPDGTWRVIQSAADAAQAFQAAMHSAGPVQSWVFTSATLGIDDQLSWFVGGLGLQAHPALRTLRIASPFDHAAQASLYVPDDMPEPADEQHSIALAASVAGWAAVLGGRTLVLTTSLRACTRIATALRELFANEAVHSLQVLAQGDGSKRSLLALFRAAEQSGPGAILVASASFWEGVDLPGDMLQLLVIDKLPFPSPGDPLAQARALRARAQGLDAFQEGYVQKAALALKQGAGRLIRSATDRGVLVIADRRLLTQSYGGPLLQALPPMTRLMNETDMQNALVRLASSR; this comes from the coding sequence ATGAGCCCCGGGCTAAACGAAGCAGAGGCCGCCGCGTTTCAGAGCGCCGTTCGCATGCGCTTTGTGCCGGATGGCGCCCTGGCACGACCCGTGTCGGGTAAAACCAGCAATCTTGCGCAAATGACCATGGCTGCGGCAGTCGCTGACGCCCTGGTTTCAAACGCTGTTTTGGCTGTAGAGGCTGGCACGGGTGTTGGAAAGACCTGGGCCTATCTCGCCCCTTTGTTGATGACCGGGCAACGCGCCTGGATCTCGACCGGAACCCAGGCGCTTCAGGAGCAACTGTTTCTGCGCGACATTCCGGCAGTGAGCCAGGCGTTGGGGTTGCCCATTCGAGCGGCGCTGCTCAAGGGGCGAAGCAACTACGTGTGTCTGCATCGCCTTGAGAAGGCGCGGGCCGGTGAATTGAACACTGGCGCCAATGATCCAGCCTGGTCATCGGCTTTGGGGCGCATTCAGCGGTGGGCCAGCCAGTCAATGGTTGGCGATCTCTCGGAATTGCCTGGTCTGGATGACAACTCGCCATTGCGGCCGTGGATCAGCTCGACCAGAGAGAATTGTTTGAGAGAAACCTGTCCGAGTCATTCGGTTTGCCGCGTCTATCGGGCCCGCCAGATCGCGCAGGAAGCCGACTGGGTGGTGATCAATCACCATCTTTTTCTGGCCAGCCAACTGAACCGCGATGAGGCATTGCCTGCCTTGTTGCCCCATGCCCAGACCGTTATTTTTGACGAGGCGCACCGCTTGGTGGAGCTTGGAGAAACCCAGTTGGGCTTGTCGATTGGGTCTGAGCAGCTTTTGGAGCTGGCGCGTGAGCTGAAAAGCCTGGGGCCGTTGATGGCCAGGGGATTGCAGCCTTGGGCGCACTTGGCGCTGGTTCTGGAGCAGGCGACTCGAATGGTTTCGCGGTTGCTGCCTTCACATGCGGGTGTCAAAGTCCAAACCAACTGGGCCGGCGGGACGCCCAAAGGCGTGCAGTCGTTGTCATGGAAGCGGGTCCGGCTTGAAGTCTTGCATGCGCTGGATTCGGCTGCAGCGGCGCTGCAAGCGGTGGCCGGAGCCGCAGCCCCATTGGAAGCCATGATGATCCGAGCCGTTCAGTGGCGCAACGACTGGGTGCTGTTGCTTCGGGATCTGCCCAATGACGCAGCGCGGGATGAACTGACGGTGCGCTGGGTTGACCGTTGGCCCGACGGGACGTGGCGCGTGATCCAATCTGCAGCCGATGCCGCACAGGCGTTCCAGGCGGCCATGCACAGCGCAGGACCCGTGCAAAGCTGGGTATTCACGTCGGCCACCCTGGGTATTGACGACCAGTTGAGCTGGTTCGTTGGTGGTCTGGGTTTACAGGCCCACCCGGCGTTGCGCACTTTGCGCATTGCCAGTCCCTTTGACCACGCTGCGCAAGCTTCGCTTTACGTACCAGATGACATGCCAGAGCCGGCTGACGAGCAGCACAGTATTGCGCTGGCGGCTTCGGTCGCTGGTTGGGCGGCCGTGCTGGGCGGAAGGACGCTCGTTCTGACAACATCATTGCGTGCATGCACCCGCATTGCCACTGCTTTGCGGGAACTGTTTGCCAATGAGGCGGTGCACTCGCTGCAGGTACTTGCCCAAGGGGACGGCTCAAAACGCAGTCTGTTGGCCCTTTTTCGGGCGGCCGAGCAGAGCGGTCCAGGCGCAATATTGGTGGCTTCGGCGTCGTTTTGGGAGGGCGTGGACCTGCCGGGCGACATGCTGCAATTGCTGGTGATCGACAAGCTGCCCTTTCCGTCACCGGGTGACCCCCTCGCGCAGGCCAGAGCGCTGCGTGCTCGCGCTCAGGGTCTGGACGCTTTTCAGGAGGGGTATGTGCAGAAAGCAGCCTTGGCGCTCAAGCAGGGTGCTGGCAGGCTGATTCGAAGCGCCACCGATCGAGGTGTATTGGTGATCGCGGATCGTCGCTTGCTGACCCAGAGCTATGGCGGCCCACTGTTGCAGGCTTTGCCGCCCATGACCCGTTTGATGAACGAGACCGACATGCAAAACGCATTGGTAAGGCTGGCGAGCAGCCGCTGA